The genome window GGAACGAGCCGGGCAATAATGGCAAAGACAACGACCCTTGGAAACAAGGTGGTCGTAATCAGGGCCCGCCCGATTTAGATGAAGTCTTCCGCAACTTAAGCAAAAAGTTCGGTGGTATCTTTGGTGGCAATAAAAACACCAGCAGCAACAGCAATAACAGTGGTGGCTCAGCCGCCTTGGTATTGATTGGGTTGGTTGCGTTACTGGTCTGGGGCTTTAGTGGCATTTATACCATTAAAGAATCAGAACGGGGTTTGGTTTTACGTTTTGGTCAATACCACACAGAAGTGATGCCAGGTTTTCACTGGAAACCAACCTTTATTGATACAGTCACACCTGTTGATGTGACCAGCGTACGTTCATTACGTACTGATGGTTTTATGCTGACTCAGGATCAAAATCTGGTTCGTGTGACTTTCGAGATCCAGTATCGTGTGTTTGATGCCCGCGCTTACAAGTTCTCTGTGGTTGATGCCGACAGCAGCTTACGTGAAGCAACAGACGCAGCCTTACGTTATGTAGTAGGTCACTCAGTAATGGATGACGTACTGACTAAAGGTCGTGAAGTGATCCGTCAGAACACCAGAACTGAACTGGAGCAAATTATCTCCTTATACACTATGGGTCTGGAACTGGTTGATGTGAACTTCCGTGACGCTCGTCCACCAGAAGAAGTGAAAGAAGCTTTTGATGATGCGATTTCCGCGCAGGAAGATGAACAACGTTATATTCGTGAAGCTGAAGCTTACGCCCGTGAAATTGAGCCACGTGCCCGTGGTCAGGTCAACCGGATGATGCAGGAAGCTGAAGCCTACAAGCAACAAACGCTGTTAAAAGCTCAGGGTGAAGTGGCTCGTTTCGAGAAACTGTTACCTGAATATCTGGCGGCGCCACAAGTGACCCGTGACCGTATGTATTTAGAGACTATGGAACAGGTTTACGGCAACAGCTCTAAAGTACTGGTGGATGTGAAAAATGGTAATAACATTATGTATTTACCTTTGGACAAAATGATTAACAACGGCGGCGAAAACAAAGCCCCTGCTGTGAATCCTTTAGTTCCTGGCAGAACCAACAGCACAGATGGCAGAACTCCGGATCTGCGTCCTGAAACAAGCCGTGCTGACAGCACCAGAACTGGCAGAGGTTAAGTGATGAAAAATTTAGTATTAGCCTTAATTGCTATCCTGGGTATTGTTGTTGTGTCTTCAGTCTTTGTTGTTCCTGAAGGCGAACGCGGTATTGTGATCCGTTTTGGTAAAATCCAGCGTGATGATGCGGAAGCAGTCAGAGTGTTTGAACCAGGTCTGCATTTTAAAGTGCCGCTGATTGAAAACGTTCGCAAGCTCGACGCTCGTATCCAAACCTTGGCCGATCCGTCGTCTGACCGTTTTGTTACAGCTGAGAAAAAAGACTTATTGGTCGACAGCTATGTAAAATGGCGCATTGCCGACTTTGGTAAGTATTTCTTATCCACAGGCGGTAACCTGTCTCAGGCTGAAGTGCTGTTAAAGCAGTACATCAACAACGGTTTACGTACTGAGTTTGGTAGCCGTACCATTCAGGAGATTGTCTCTGGTGAGCGTACTCAACTGATGCAACGTGCAATGGAACAAGCTGCTGCTGGTTCAAAAGAGTTAGGTATTGAGATCCTTGACGTTCGTGTGAAGAAAATCAATTTACCTGACGAAATCAGCAACTCGATTTTCCAGCGTATGCGTGCTGAACGTACTGCAGTGGCTAAAGAACACCGTAGCCGTGGTATGGAACAGTCTGAAATTATCAAAGCTGATGTCGACGCTCGCGTGACTATTATGGTCGCTGACGCTGAGCGTAACTCACGTACTGTGCGCGGTGAAGGTGATGCTTCTGCTGCCAAAGTTTATGCAGACGTGTACAGCAAAAATGGTGAGTTCTACAATTTCGTTCGTAGTTTAGAAGCTTATAAAAACAGCTTCCAGAACAAAAACGACGTGATGGTGATCCAGCCAGACAACGATTTCTTCAAGTACATGAAGTCGGACAAAGTGCAAAACTAAGCTGACAACAGCTGGTTTTCACTAAATAGAAAAGGCCCCGCGGGGCCTTTTCTATTTGAACTGCTTTCGGTTACTCTGCCTGTGTCTTTCGTAAGGATCTTCCTATGTATCAGCAGTTTTATCAGCACTTCTTAAAAGCCAACCCAGGTAAACAACATTTTGCCTGCCACTCCCACCACTATTGGCCTGATGTAACTCGTGACGCCACTTTGGCCTACTGGGATGACAGCGCTCTATTAGTGGACGACAAATGGGAGCTGGTATTTGGTGAAAAAGTGCCTGCGGTACAACAACATATAGCCCGTATTTTAAAGTTGCCTGATGCAGAGCAAATTGTGTTTGCACCTAATACGCACGAATTTGTCATGCGTTTATTAAGCTGCTTTGACTGGTCCAGACCTTTGACTGTGGTGACTACAGACAGCGAATTCCATAGCTTTCATCGTCAAATCAACCGTCTTTGTGAGTTAACCACAGTTAATGTTATTCGGGTGCCAACTGAACCTTTTGCCAGCTTTCCACAGCGACTAGAAGCCGCAGTTGCGGCTCAGCCTGTTGATCTGGTGTTTTTCAGTCAGGTGTTTTTTAATTCTGGTGTCGGTATTAAAGACTTAGCTGCGCTAGTGCAGGCGCTGGATAAAGTCACGGATGCCATGATCGTGGTCGATGGTTATCATGGTTTTATGGCGGTGCCTACTGATTTATCTGCGATAGCACAGCGTGTGTTTTATCTGGCGGGCAGTTATAAATATGCGCAGGGTGGGGAAGGTTGTTGTTTCCTGGCTGTACCACAAGGTAGTGAGCACAGACCTATCTATACCGGCTGGTTTGCTGAATTTGGTGAACTGGCAAAGGCTAAACAAGGACAAGTGCAATACGCCAACAACGGCTATCGTTTTGCCGGTGCTACTATGGATTGTTCGGGTTTGTACCGGGTGTTGGCTGTATTTGAGCTGTATCAACAGCAAGGCCTTAGCGTCGAAAAAGTGCAGGCTTATATCCAAAACCTACAGCACGCATTCCTCGCCATATTAGATGAAATACAGCATCCGCTGCTAAATCGCACTCATCTGCTGGATAAACAAAATCAGCAACAAGGCCAGTTTTTAACTTTTCGTTTTGCCGCCGACGAGGTGGCTCGTATCGCTGCTGCGTTAAAACAGCAGGGCATTGTGACGGATTATCGTGGCGACAGGCTACGCTTTGGTTTTGCCTTGTACCACAATGCTGCAGATTACGACCTGAGTTGTCTGAAGGATATTCGCTAAATGGCAGATTACTGGCGGGCGGCTTTAGGGCTGGTTCTGATCATTGAAGGCCTGGGCCCGATGTTATTTCCAAATAAATGGCGCTCTTATCTGCAAAAAATAGCGGAGCAGCCCACAGCTCAAATGCAACAGCTCGGAGGAATACTGGTCACGGCAGGCATTTTGCTGCTGTTTTTCTTTGCTTCATAGCCATTTTTGTCCCTCTTAGTTGTTGAAAAAGAACCAGAAAGAAAATATCTGGTTTTTTTTCTTAATCGCGCTGAACTTTGGTTGTTAATTTGGTAGAATCCCCGCCTAATTTTTCTCCATGATGTAGGAACCATGGCCAAAAACGTTGTCGTACTCGGAACCCAATGGGGTGACGAAGGAAAAGGAAAAATCGTTGACTTGTTAACTGACAAGGCAAGCTATGTGGTGCGCTATCAAGGCGGTCATAATGCTGGTCATACGTTAGTAATAGACGGTGAAAAAACGGTATTACATTTGATCCCATCAGGTGTTTTACGTGCAAACGTAAAATGTGTGATCGGTAACGGTGTGGTGTTATCCCCTGAAGCTTTATTAAAAGAGATGGCCATGCTGGAACAGAAAGGTGTTCCGGTGAAAGAGCGTCTGTTGTTGAGCGAAGCTTGTCCGTTAATCCTGCCTTTCCATGTGGCTTTGGATAAAGCGCGCGAAGTAGCCCGTGGCGATAAGCCAATTGGTACTACAGGTCGTGGCATTGGTCCAGCCTATGAAGACAAAGTAGCGCGTCGTGGTCTGCGTGTAGGTGATTTGTTTAATCCTGAATTGTTTGCTGAAAAGCTGAAAGTTCTGATGGATTTGCATAACTTCACTTTAACTCAGTACTACAAAGTGGATGCGATTGATTTCCAAACTACTTTAGACAACGCTTTAGCTATAGCTGAAGTGTTAAAGCCTATGGTAGTAGACGTGACCGATTTACTGGATAAAGCCCGTAAAGCCGGTAAAGAAATCATGTTTGAAGGTGCCCAGGGTACTTTATTAGACATTGACCACGGTACTTACCCATACGTGACGTCCTCTAACACCACTGCTGGTGGCGTAGCTACCGGTGCTGGCTTTGGCCCACGTTACTTAGACTATGTGTTAGGTATTGTGAAAGCCTATACCACCCGTGTTGGTTCAGGTCCGTTCCCAACAGAACTGGGTTGT of Rheinheimera sp. MM224 contains these proteins:
- a CDS encoding adenylosuccinate synthase codes for the protein MAKNVVVLGTQWGDEGKGKIVDLLTDKASYVVRYQGGHNAGHTLVIDGEKTVLHLIPSGVLRANVKCVIGNGVVLSPEALLKEMAMLEQKGVPVKERLLLSEACPLILPFHVALDKAREVARGDKPIGTTGRGIGPAYEDKVARRGLRVGDLFNPELFAEKLKVLMDLHNFTLTQYYKVDAIDFQTTLDNALAIAEVLKPMVVDVTDLLDKARKAGKEIMFEGAQGTLLDIDHGTYPYVTSSNTTAGGVATGAGFGPRYLDYVLGIVKAYTTRVGSGPFPTELGCEIGEHLGVKGHEFGATTGRKRRCGWFDAVAVKRAVQLNSISGFCLTKLDVLDGLNVVKICIGYKAADGSITDVPPMAAEGYEIVTPVFEEMPGWTQSTFGVQKLEELPVEARNYITRLEEITGVPIDIISTGPDRIQTITLRHPFAV
- the hflC gene encoding protease modulator HflC codes for the protein MKNLVLALIAILGIVVVSSVFVVPEGERGIVIRFGKIQRDDAEAVRVFEPGLHFKVPLIENVRKLDARIQTLADPSSDRFVTAEKKDLLVDSYVKWRIADFGKYFLSTGGNLSQAEVLLKQYINNGLRTEFGSRTIQEIVSGERTQLMQRAMEQAAAGSKELGIEILDVRVKKINLPDEISNSIFQRMRAERTAVAKEHRSRGMEQSEIIKADVDARVTIMVADAERNSRTVRGEGDASAAKVYADVYSKNGEFYNFVRSLEAYKNSFQNKNDVMVIQPDNDFFKYMKSDKVQN
- the hflK gene encoding FtsH protease activity modulator HflK; translated protein: MAWNEPGNNGKDNDPWKQGGRNQGPPDLDEVFRNLSKKFGGIFGGNKNTSSNSNNSGGSAALVLIGLVALLVWGFSGIYTIKESERGLVLRFGQYHTEVMPGFHWKPTFIDTVTPVDVTSVRSLRTDGFMLTQDQNLVRVTFEIQYRVFDARAYKFSVVDADSSLREATDAALRYVVGHSVMDDVLTKGREVIRQNTRTELEQIISLYTMGLELVDVNFRDARPPEEVKEAFDDAISAQEDEQRYIREAEAYAREIEPRARGQVNRMMQEAEAYKQQTLLKAQGEVARFEKLLPEYLAAPQVTRDRMYLETMEQVYGNSSKVLVDVKNGNNIMYLPLDKMINNGGENKAPAVNPLVPGRTNSTDGRTPDLRPETSRADSTRTGRG
- a CDS encoding aminotransferase class V-fold PLP-dependent enzyme, which produces MYQQFYQHFLKANPGKQHFACHSHHYWPDVTRDATLAYWDDSALLVDDKWELVFGEKVPAVQQHIARILKLPDAEQIVFAPNTHEFVMRLLSCFDWSRPLTVVTTDSEFHSFHRQINRLCELTTVNVIRVPTEPFASFPQRLEAAVAAQPVDLVFFSQVFFNSGVGIKDLAALVQALDKVTDAMIVVDGYHGFMAVPTDLSAIAQRVFYLAGSYKYAQGGEGCCFLAVPQGSEHRPIYTGWFAEFGELAKAKQGQVQYANNGYRFAGATMDCSGLYRVLAVFELYQQQGLSVEKVQAYIQNLQHAFLAILDEIQHPLLNRTHLLDKQNQQQGQFLTFRFAADEVARIAAALKQQGIVTDYRGDRLRFGFALYHNAADYDLSCLKDIR
- a CDS encoding DUF2065 domain-containing protein encodes the protein MADYWRAALGLVLIIEGLGPMLFPNKWRSYLQKIAEQPTAQMQQLGGILVTAGILLLFFFAS